From Calothrix sp. PCC 6303, a single genomic window includes:
- the speA gene encoding biosynthetic arginine decarboxylase, with amino-acid sequence MGVESTAKTNEVVNPPANAKKAALEISKKQKQLLLPSNTQNSSNQSWTIENSEDLYRIEGWGRPYFSINAAGHITVSPKGERGGSLDLFELVNSLKQRNLGLPLLIRFSDILEDRIERLNACFARAIARYSYPGVYRGVFPVKCNQQRHLIEDLVKFGKPHQFGLEAGSKPELMIALALLDTPGALLVCNGYKDREYVETAMLATKLGQTPIIVLEQIEEVDLVIEAHRQLGIKPILGVRAKLSTQGMGRWGTSSGDRAKFGLTIPEIIETVDKLRNADLLDSLQLLHFHIGSQISSIHVIKDAIQEASQIYVELAALGANMKYLDVGGGLGVDYDGSQTNFYASKNYNMQNYANDIVAELKDTCTEKGIAVPTLISESGRAIASHQSVLIFDVLSTCEVNREKPEAPKEGESHIINYLWETYQSINNENFQELYHDATQFKEEAISRFKLGIYSLTERAKAERLYWACCHKILHITRQHEYVPDELEDLEKIMASIYYINLSVFQSAPDCWAIDQLFPIMPIHRLGEEPTQRGILADLTCDSDGKIDSFIDLRDVKSVLELHTFNRGEPYYLGMFLNGAYQEIMGNLHNLFGDTNTVHIQLTPKGYQIEHVVKGDTMREVVSYVQYDAEDMVENIRQRCELALEEKRITIAESQRLLQTYEQSLSRYTYLSS; translated from the coding sequence AAATCAAAGTTGGACAATTGAGAATAGCGAAGATTTGTACCGGATTGAAGGTTGGGGACGACCTTATTTTTCCATAAATGCAGCTGGACATATTACAGTTTCCCCGAAAGGTGAAAGAGGTGGTTCCCTAGATTTGTTTGAATTGGTAAATTCCCTCAAACAGCGAAATTTAGGACTTCCCTTGCTAATTCGCTTTTCTGATATTCTTGAAGATCGAATTGAACGGTTAAACGCTTGTTTCGCAAGAGCGATCGCACGTTACAGTTACCCCGGTGTTTACCGTGGTGTTTTCCCTGTAAAATGCAACCAACAACGCCATTTAATCGAAGATTTAGTTAAATTCGGTAAACCCCATCAATTCGGCTTAGAAGCTGGTTCTAAACCAGAGTTAATGATTGCTCTGGCACTATTGGATACCCCTGGAGCATTGCTGGTTTGCAACGGCTACAAAGACCGTGAGTACGTGGAAACCGCAATGTTGGCAACGAAGTTAGGACAAACCCCCATCATCGTCCTAGAGCAGATAGAAGAGGTGGATTTAGTTATTGAAGCTCACCGTCAATTGGGAATTAAACCAATTTTAGGTGTTCGTGCCAAACTTAGCACCCAAGGAATGGGACGTTGGGGAACATCATCGGGAGATCGGGCAAAATTTGGGTTGACAATTCCCGAAATTATTGAAACGGTGGATAAACTTCGTAATGCCGACTTGCTGGACTCTCTGCAACTATTACATTTCCACATCGGTTCCCAAATTTCCTCCATTCATGTCATTAAAGATGCCATTCAAGAAGCCAGCCAAATCTATGTAGAGTTGGCAGCTTTGGGAGCAAACATGAAATATCTGGATGTGGGTGGTGGTTTAGGTGTGGACTATGATGGCTCCCAAACTAACTTTTACGCCTCCAAAAACTACAACATGCAAAACTACGCCAATGATATAGTGGCGGAGTTAAAGGATACTTGTACCGAAAAAGGAATTGCAGTCCCAACATTAATCAGTGAAAGTGGACGCGCGATCGCATCTCACCAATCAGTCCTAATTTTCGATGTCCTCAGTACTTGTGAAGTTAATCGGGAAAAACCGGAAGCACCCAAAGAAGGGGAATCCCACATCATTAACTATCTTTGGGAAACCTACCAATCAATCAACAACGAAAACTTCCAAGAACTCTACCATGATGCAACCCAATTTAAAGAAGAAGCCATCAGTCGCTTTAAATTAGGCATCTACAGTCTTACCGAACGTGCCAAAGCAGAACGCCTTTACTGGGCTTGCTGTCATAAAATATTACACATTACTCGTCAGCATGAATACGTGCCTGATGAGTTGGAAGATCTAGAGAAAATAATGGCTTCCATCTATTACATCAATCTGTCAGTGTTTCAATCAGCACCAGATTGTTGGGCAATAGATCAACTTTTCCCCATCATGCCTATTCACCGTTTGGGAGAAGAACCTACACAAAGGGGAATTTTAGCAGACCTCACTTGCGACAGCGACGGCAAAATCGACAGCTTTATCGATTTGCGGGATGTCAAATCAGTTTTGGAACTCCACACATTTAATCGTGGTGAACCTTACTACCTGGGAATGTTCCTTAACGGTGCCTACCAGGAAATCATGGGTAACTTACACAACCTTTTTGGCGATACTAACACCGTCCATATTCAACTTACACCCAAAGGCTACCAAATTGAGCATGTAGTCAAAGGTGACACCATGAGGGAGGTTGTTAGTTATGTTCAATATGATGCTGAAGATATGGTGGAAAATATTCGTCAGCGTTGCGAATTGGCTTTAGAAGAGAAGCGCATCACCATCGCCGAATCTCAAAGGTTGTTACAAACCTATGAACAGAGTTTGAGTAGATATACTTACTTATCTTCCTGA
- a CDS encoding prolyl oligopeptidase family serine peptidase: MTINQGLTYPQTRKSEQTDNYHGIQVADPYRWLENPDSPETKTWVEAQNKLTNSYLNQIPARDKIKQRLTQLWDYEKYGTPFKSGNRYFFFKNNGLQNQSVLYTLKNLDDEPEILIDPNKLSEDGTVSLAGLSVSENGELIAYGLSVSGSDWQQWKVRNVETKKDLEDNLKWIKFSGASWTKDHKGFFYSRYDEPNEKTKLEAVNYYQKLYYHKIGNPQSEDTLIYQRPDQKEWGFNGSVSEDGKYLLISVWLGTSPKNLLFYKDLTKKDAEVIELINEFQADFSFIDNDESIFYFRTDLNAPRGRILAIDTKHPENSNWREIIPQNQETLTSAGIINHQFVVDYLKDAQSQIKIFDLQGKFIQEVKLPGIGSVGGFNGKRSDTETFYSFTSFTVPGTIYHYDFKTDKSKIYRQPKVDFQPENYETKQVFYESKDGTKVPMFITHKKGIKLDGNNPTYLYGYGGFNVSLTPSFSLSNLAWMEMGGVYVSVNLRGGAEYGEEWHQAGMKHQKQNVFDDFIAAGEWLIKHKYTSSGKLAIAGGSNGGLLVGACMTQRPDLFAAALPAVGVMDMLRFHKFTIGWAWTSEYGSSENAEEFKTLYAYSPLHQLKPGVKYPATLITTADHDDRVVPAHSFKFAATLQAMHKGSNPVLIRIETKAGHGGGKPTTKVIEEASDKWAFLVQNLGME, translated from the coding sequence ATGACTATTAATCAAGGTTTAACATATCCACAAACTCGTAAAAGCGAACAAACTGATAATTATCATGGTATCCAAGTTGCTGATCCTTACCGCTGGTTAGAGAATCCTGACTCCCCAGAAACCAAGACTTGGGTGGAAGCACAGAATAAATTAACCAATAGCTATCTCAATCAAATCCCCGCTAGAGACAAAATTAAGCAGCGTCTCACCCAACTTTGGGATTATGAAAAATATGGTACCCCTTTTAAATCGGGAAATCGTTACTTTTTCTTTAAAAATAATGGCTTACAAAATCAAAGTGTACTTTATACTCTGAAGAATCTAGATGATGAACCAGAAATTTTAATCGATCCAAATAAACTGTCAGAAGATGGAACTGTATCGCTTGCTGGTTTATCAGTTAGTGAGAATGGTGAACTAATTGCCTATGGTTTATCGGTATCTGGTTCTGATTGGCAACAGTGGAAAGTCCGCAATGTTGAAACGAAAAAAGATTTAGAAGACAACTTAAAATGGATTAAATTCTCTGGTGCATCATGGACGAAAGATCACAAAGGATTTTTCTATAGTCGCTATGATGAACCTAATGAAAAGACTAAATTAGAGGCAGTTAATTACTATCAAAAACTCTATTATCATAAAATTGGTAATCCTCAATCGGAAGATACATTAATTTATCAACGTCCTGACCAAAAAGAATGGGGTTTCAATGGTTCTGTAAGTGAAGATGGTAAATATCTCCTAATTTCTGTATGGTTAGGAACTAGCCCAAAAAACTTACTTTTCTACAAAGACTTAACCAAAAAAGATGCCGAAGTTATTGAACTAATTAATGAATTTCAAGCCGATTTTAGCTTTATTGATAATGATGAAAGTATTTTTTACTTCCGCACAGATTTAAATGCACCTCGTGGACGGATTCTTGCCATTGATACAAAACATCCCGAAAATAGTAATTGGCGGGAAATTATTCCTCAAAACCAGGAAACACTAACAAGTGCGGGAATTATTAACCATCAATTTGTAGTTGACTATCTCAAAGATGCTCAAAGTCAAATCAAGATTTTTGATTTACAAGGGAAATTTATTCAAGAGGTGAAATTACCAGGAATTGGTTCCGTTGGTGGCTTTAATGGCAAACGGAGTGATACGGAAACTTTTTATAGTTTTACCAGTTTTACAGTTCCAGGGACTATTTATCATTACGACTTTAAAACAGATAAAAGTAAAATTTATCGACAGCCAAAAGTAGATTTTCAGCCAGAAAACTACGAAACAAAACAGGTATTTTATGAGAGCAAAGATGGGACAAAAGTTCCCATGTTTATTACCCATAAAAAAGGCATCAAATTAGATGGGAATAATCCCACCTATTTATATGGTTATGGTGGTTTTAACGTTTCCCTAACTCCCAGCTTCTCACTGAGTAATTTAGCATGGATGGAAATGGGAGGTGTATATGTCAGCGTCAACCTACGTGGTGGTGCCGAATATGGAGAAGAATGGCATCAAGCAGGAATGAAACACCAAAAGCAAAACGTATTTGATGACTTTATCGCCGCAGGCGAATGGTTAATTAAGCATAAATATACCAGTTCTGGGAAACTAGCGATCGCTGGTGGCAGCAACGGGGGATTATTGGTGGGTGCTTGCATGACGCAGCGTCCAGATTTATTTGCTGCTGCATTACCTGCTGTGGGTGTCATGGATATGTTACGCTTCCACAAATTTACCATCGGTTGGGCTTGGACTTCCGAATATGGTTCATCTGAAAATGCCGAGGAATTTAAAACACTATATGCTTACTCACCCTTGCATCAACTAAAACCAGGGGTAAAATATCCCGCAACATTAATTACCACAGCAGATCATGATGATAGGGTAGTTCCCGCACATAGTTTTAAATTTGCTGCTACACTCCAAGCTATGCACAAAGGTAGTAACCCAGTTTTGATTAGAATCGAAACTAAAGCTGGACATGGTGGAGGAAAACCCACAACTAAAGTAATTGAGGAAGCGAGCGATAAATGGGCATTTTTGGTTCAGAATTTAGGAATGGAATAA
- a CDS encoding HAD-IC family P-type ATPase — MTKIQGLSLKEVKAKQLAGESNNAKLPTSRSYTQIFRENLFTFVNAVFFAISVIFLFLRRPTDAIFVASIVFSGVIIGIVQEIWAKQKLEKIALLTRPVATVVRDGEEHTIEPAEIVLGDILILRPGDQILVDGEVVGEGKIEVDESLLTGESDLIPKVENKPVYSGSFCVSGSVCYEAKKVGVDTIAYQLMVGAREFRQVYTPLQMEINLIIRVFLLIACFLWILITISFFIRSQSLNEIIQRAAVIAGLIPAGLLIAITISYVTGAVRMFGQNILIQQTNALESLSNVDVLCLDKTGTLTSNQLNLQEIIPIDICESDLRSKLGNYAATTKGGNKTNEAILLSCPGYQKPTVTEVAFSSDRKWSLITFNGEKDPETYILSAPEKILDKIQLDAKNYDYIQQKIEAGLRVLLFARTPDAIIEDPDIPQLPENIIPLGILVFNDQLRIGVKETLQGFVKAGITLKIISGDNPKTVAAIASQAGFSDEIKIISGTELAEMDEAQFNSAAKNYNVFGRVTPQQKAQLVKSLRDAGHYVAMTGDGVNDVLSLKMANLGIAMESGSNATRGIADIVLLKDSFDTLPNTFLEGQRIRNGIRDVMKLFMVRLSCISLLIFATAIVTDSFPLMNKHSAIVTLIGVGLPTTFIPIWAQPGEQPKRSMIRSILNFILPATITITLVALMVYLYYLIDAIIDLPPTARMHQVSYDSPRTALVTILVFCELLLIPFLKPPTTAWVASEPLSGDWRYTILSGILIVVYLLILYIPPIREFFELAPLSPINCLWLGLIALEWCLVIRIIWRSKFLDRFLGVDLD, encoded by the coding sequence ATGACAAAGATACAAGGTTTAAGTCTTAAGGAAGTTAAAGCCAAGCAATTGGCTGGTGAGAGCAATAATGCTAAGTTACCTACTAGTCGTTCTTATACGCAAATTTTCCGCGAAAATCTGTTTACGTTTGTAAATGCGGTGTTTTTTGCCATTAGTGTTATTTTCCTATTTCTAAGACGACCTACAGATGCCATATTTGTTGCTTCTATTGTCTTCAGTGGTGTCATTATTGGGATTGTTCAGGAAATTTGGGCAAAACAGAAGCTGGAAAAAATTGCTTTGCTGACTCGCCCTGTAGCCACTGTAGTTCGTGATGGTGAGGAACATACAATTGAACCTGCAGAAATCGTGTTGGGAGATATTTTAATTCTCCGTCCTGGTGATCAGATTCTGGTGGATGGGGAGGTGGTAGGTGAGGGGAAAATTGAGGTAGATGAATCATTATTAACTGGGGAATCTGACTTAATTCCGAAAGTAGAAAATAAACCTGTTTATTCAGGTAGTTTTTGTGTAAGTGGGAGTGTTTGTTATGAAGCCAAGAAAGTGGGTGTGGATACGATTGCCTATCAGCTAATGGTGGGTGCAAGGGAGTTTCGCCAAGTTTATACACCTCTGCAAATGGAGATAAATTTGATTATTCGAGTTTTTCTCTTAATCGCTTGTTTTTTGTGGATATTAATTACTATTAGTTTTTTTATTCGTTCTCAATCTTTAAATGAAATTATTCAAAGAGCAGCTGTAATTGCTGGTTTGATTCCGGCTGGTTTATTAATTGCTATTACTATTTCCTATGTGACAGGTGCAGTGAGGATGTTTGGACAAAATATCCTCATCCAACAAACTAATGCTTTGGAATCTTTAAGTAATGTTGATGTATTATGCTTAGATAAAACGGGAACTTTAACAAGTAATCAACTTAATCTCCAGGAAATTATCCCAATAGATATTTGTGAGAGTGATTTGCGGTCTAAATTAGGTAACTATGCTGCCACTACGAAGGGTGGAAATAAGACTAATGAAGCAATTTTGCTGAGTTGTCCTGGTTATCAAAAGCCGACTGTAACTGAGGTTGCCTTCTCAAGCGATCGCAAGTGGAGTTTAATCACGTTTAATGGTGAGAAGGATCCCGAAACCTATATATTATCTGCTCCCGAAAAAATATTAGATAAGATCCAATTGGATGCTAAAAATTATGATTATATTCAACAAAAAATAGAAGCTGGTTTACGGGTATTGCTATTTGCCAGGACTCCCGATGCAATTATTGAAGATCCTGATATTCCTCAGTTACCCGAAAATATAATTCCTTTAGGTATTCTAGTTTTTAATGATCAACTACGCATTGGAGTTAAGGAAACATTGCAAGGTTTTGTTAAAGCTGGAATTACTCTCAAAATTATTTCTGGAGATAATCCCAAAACTGTCGCGGCAATTGCTTCTCAAGCTGGTTTTAGCGATGAAATTAAGATAATTTCTGGTACAGAATTAGCTGAAATGGACGAAGCACAATTTAATAGTGCTGCTAAAAACTATAACGTGTTTGGAAGAGTGACACCACAGCAAAAAGCCCAACTTGTCAAAAGTTTGCGGGATGCAGGACATTATGTAGCTATGACTGGTGATGGTGTGAATGATGTTTTGTCACTAAAAATGGCTAATTTAGGAATTGCGATGGAAAGTGGCAGTAATGCAACCAGAGGTATTGCAGATATTGTTCTCCTCAAAGATTCCTTTGACACCTTACCGAATACTTTCTTAGAAGGGCAAAGAATTAGAAATGGAATTCGGGATGTGATGAAACTATTTATGGTGCGTCTATCTTGTATTTCGTTACTGATTTTTGCTACAGCAATTGTGACTGATAGTTTCCCATTGATGAATAAACATAGTGCAATTGTAACCCTAATTGGGGTCGGTTTACCAACTACATTTATTCCAATTTGGGCGCAACCTGGAGAACAGCCAAAACGTAGTATGATCCGTTCAATTCTGAATTTTATTCTCCCGGCAACTATCACAATAACTTTAGTGGCTTTGATGGTGTATCTATATTACTTAATTGATGCAATTATAGATTTGCCTCCCACTGCCAGAATGCATCAGGTGAGTTATGATTCTCCTCGCACCGCTTTAGTGACGATTTTAGTATTCTGTGAGTTACTATTAATTCCTTTTCTCAAACCACCAACAACAGCTTGGGTAGCTTCAGAACCTTTAAGTGGAGATTGGCGTTATACAATTTTATCAGGAATTTTAATTGTAGTTTATTTGCTGATTCTATATATTCCGCCAATTCGTGAGTTTTTTGAATTAGCTCCTTTATCGCCAATTAATTGTTTATGGCTGGGATTAATTGCCTTAGAATGGTGTTTGGTGATCCGGATAATTTGGCGAAGTAAATTTTTAGATCGTTTTTTAGGTGTTGATTTAGATTGA
- a CDS encoding HAD family hydrolase — MSLKAILFDFNGVIINDESIQEQLIKQLLLGENLTLTQGEYECTWFGKSDRACLRDLLNNRGRVVNEAYLTKLLHKKSEAYLQELEKLEKLPIYPGLEDLLFQVRSLHNVSDDNSQAVKIGLVSGAIRQEIDIVLQRANLTELFQVIIADDDIPNSQSETDGYLLAVERLNQQFPDLNLQPSECLAIKNSLIGVQTAKSAGMQVVGLANNYPFHMLQRCSNWTVDYLMDLEVERVVEVFSQQH; from the coding sequence ATGAGCTTAAAGGCAATTTTATTTGATTTTAACGGCGTTATTATCAACGACGAATCAATTCAGGAACAACTGATTAAGCAATTATTGCTTGGGGAAAACCTTACCCTAACTCAAGGTGAATATGAATGTACGTGGTTTGGAAAGAGCGATCGCGCTTGTTTGCGAGACTTGTTAAATAATCGTGGTAGGGTGGTTAATGAGGCATACTTGACAAAATTATTGCATAAAAAGTCTGAAGCATACTTACAAGAGTTGGAAAAGCTAGAGAAGTTACCCATATATCCCGGTTTAGAAGACTTGCTCTTCCAAGTGCGAAGCTTGCATAATGTTTCAGATGATAATTCCCAGGCTGTGAAAATTGGTTTAGTTAGTGGTGCCATTCGCCAAGAGATAGATATCGTACTCCAACGTGCCAATTTAACAGAATTATTTCAAGTTATTATTGCCGACGATGACATCCCAAATAGTCAATCAGAAACTGATGGTTATTTACTGGCAGTTGAACGCTTAAACCAACAATTCCCTGATTTAAACTTACAACCAAGCGAGTGTTTAGCAATCAAGAATAGTTTAATTGGGGTTCAAACTGCCAAAAGTGCAGGGATGCAGGTTGTGGGACTTGCCAATAATTATCCATTCCACATGTTGCAACGTTGTAGCAATTGGACTGTTGATTACTTGATGGATTTAGAGGTTGAAAGAGTGGTAGAAGTATTTTCGCAACAGCATTAG
- a CDS encoding serine/threonine-protein kinase, with protein sequence MLCCLNPACHNPPVPDGEEYCPNCHVPLVILRNRYRPVKSLGGGGFGKTYLAEDTDKLNEKCVIKQFAPQVQETAALQKATELFEQEARRLQQLGEHPQIPTLLAYFQEDSRLYLVQQFIDGQNLLKQLQQQGTFSEGKIRDLLQDLLSILQVVHQQKVIHRDIKPDNIIQRGDGKIVLIDFGASKQLTKTVMTAKGTTIGTFGYAPLEQMQDGKVYPASDLYSLGATCFHLLSGIHPWQLWKSQGYGWVRNWRQHLQQAVSEELGQILDKLLQEEYQQRYQSVGEVLQDLNFQPVIATPVLPLASTVIPHSLASILAAPQRLLKKLSKQNFNFRKILLVGTAIALVGTQIYGYVRYGLFPTNPISINTSIPSGVLLQRTLKGHSKGVTSIAVSPDGKTLASGSQDKTIKLWNLVTGEQIRTITGHSDLVWSVAISPDSQTLASSSRDKTIKLWNLATGEQIRTITGQSDLVVAISPDSQTLASGSQDKTIKLWNLVTGEQIRTLTGHSRSVQSVAISPDSRTLASSSSDGIIKLWNLGTGEEIRTLTGHYGPGDSGLVKSVAISPDGKTLASASFDKTIKLWNLATGEQIRTLTGHSDWVISLAISPDGKTLVSGSYDGTIKLWNLETGQQIRTLTGHSRPVNSVAISPDGKTLVSGSDDYTIKIWRLK encoded by the coding sequence ATGCTCTGTTGCCTTAACCCAGCTTGCCATAATCCACCTGTACCTGATGGTGAAGAATATTGCCCTAATTGCCATGTTCCCTTAGTAATACTGAGAAATCGCTATCGTCCGGTTAAATCCTTGGGTGGTGGTGGTTTTGGCAAAACCTATTTGGCAGAAGATACAGACAAGTTGAACGAAAAGTGTGTCATCAAGCAGTTTGCACCACAAGTTCAAGAAACAGCAGCACTGCAAAAGGCGACGGAATTATTTGAACAGGAAGCGAGAAGACTGCAACAGTTAGGAGAACACCCACAAATTCCCACTTTGTTGGCTTATTTTCAAGAAGATAGTCGTTTATATTTGGTGCAGCAGTTTATCGATGGGCAGAATTTACTCAAACAACTGCAACAGCAAGGAACTTTCAGCGAGGGAAAGATACGGGATTTATTGCAGGATTTGTTAAGTATTCTCCAGGTTGTACATCAACAAAAGGTAATTCATCGAGATATTAAGCCAGATAATATAATTCAGCGTGGAGATGGCAAAATTGTTTTAATTGACTTTGGTGCCTCCAAGCAACTGACAAAAACAGTGATGACAGCAAAAGGAACAACAATTGGTACCTTTGGTTATGCACCGTTGGAGCAAATGCAGGATGGAAAAGTTTATCCAGCCAGCGATTTATATAGTTTGGGTGCAACTTGCTTTCATTTATTGAGTGGAATTCATCCTTGGCAATTGTGGAAAAGTCAAGGTTATGGGTGGGTGAGGAATTGGAGACAGCATTTACAGCAAGCAGTGAGTGAAGAATTGGGGCAAATTCTGGATAAATTGTTGCAGGAAGAATATCAGCAGCGCTATCAGTCGGTTGGGGAAGTTTTACAAGATTTGAATTTCCAGCCAGTAATTGCAACCCCAGTATTACCTTTAGCTTCTACAGTAATTCCTCATTCACTAGCATCAATATTAGCAGCACCACAAAGATTATTAAAAAAGCTATCCAAACAAAATTTTAATTTCAGAAAAATATTACTGGTGGGTACTGCGATCGCATTAGTTGGAACTCAAATATATGGTTATGTTCGCTATGGCTTATTTCCAACTAATCCGATATCTATAAATACCAGCATACCAAGCGGAGTTTTATTACAAAGAACCCTCAAAGGGCATTCTAAAGGGGTTACTTCCATCGCCGTTAGCCCAGATGGCAAAACCCTTGCCAGTGGTAGTCAGGACAAGACCATCAAATTATGGAATCTAGTAACAGGAGAGCAAATCCGCACCATTACTGGGCATTCTGACTTAGTTTGGTCTGTCGCCATCAGCCCAGATAGCCAAACCCTTGCCAGTAGTAGTCGTGATAAGACCATCAAATTATGGAATCTAGCAACAGGAGAGCAAATTCGCACCATTACTGGGCAATCTGACTTAGTTGTCGCCATCAGCCCAGATAGCCAAACCCTTGCCAGTGGTAGTCAGGACAAGACCATCAAATTATGGAATCTAGTAACAGGAGAGCAAATCCGCACCCTCACAGGGCATTCTCGCTCTGTTCAGTCCGTTGCCATCAGCCCAGATAGTAGAACCCTTGCTAGTAGTAGTTCTGACGGAATCATCAAACTGTGGAATCTAGGAACGGGAGAGGAAATCCGTACCCTTACAGGGCATTACGGCCCAGGGGATTCTGGCCTAGTTAAGTCCGTCGCCATCAGCCCAGATGGCAAAACCCTTGCCAGTGCTAGTTTTGACAAGACAATCAAACTGTGGAATCTAGCAACAGGAGAGCAAATCCGCACCCTCACAGGGCATTCTGACTGGGTTATTTCCCTCGCCATCAGCCCAGATGGCAAAACCCTTGTCAGTGGTAGTTATGATGGCACCATCAAACTGTGGAATCTGGAAACAGGACAGCAAATCCGCACCCTCACAGGGCATTCCCGCCCAGTTAATTCCGTCGCCATTAGCCCAGATGGCAAAACCCTTGTCAGTGGTAGTGATGACTACACCATCAAAATTTGGCGGTTGAAGTAA
- a CDS encoding class I SAM-dependent methyltransferase, with amino-acid sequence MPIRQDTIWEHFLSPLVRLLIDEKALGEYAKSIDWDRESDRIRRADVEIPSYYSSQNFHGIEGGYLTSNAAVSYDPITQYVLPPNETWIRQGLIDAVKVEPRRILDLGCGTGSTTLMLKQKFPEAEIIGLDLSPYMLVRAEHKAEAAALDIHFRHGNAEKTGYPDASFDLVTASLLFHETPPAISLKILQESFRLLTSGGQILILDGSQRTLRQTEWLNDVFEEPYIRDYGMGSVDAWMGTAGFEAVQTQDMWWIHQITSGVKPISAEAGLSQMNVRSYSPKSFAEGDLQGFPSPAFENQ; translated from the coding sequence ATGCCAATTCGTCAAGATACAATATGGGAGCATTTTCTATCCCCGTTAGTGAGGCTTTTGATTGATGAGAAAGCCTTGGGGGAATATGCCAAAAGTATAGACTGGGATCGAGAGAGCGATCGCATTCGTCGGGCAGATGTTGAAATTCCGTCCTATTATAGTAGTCAAAATTTCCACGGGATTGAAGGTGGATATCTGACATCAAATGCTGCGGTAAGCTACGATCCAATTACTCAATATGTTTTACCACCAAATGAAACTTGGATTCGTCAAGGTTTAATTGATGCTGTCAAAGTTGAACCACGTCGAATTTTAGATTTAGGTTGCGGTACAGGTTCAACAACCTTGATGTTGAAGCAAAAATTTCCCGAAGCTGAGATTATTGGTTTAGATTTATCACCATATATGTTGGTGAGGGCAGAACATAAAGCTGAAGCTGCGGCTTTAGATATCCATTTTCGCCATGGTAACGCCGAAAAAACTGGATACCCTGATGCAAGTTTTGATTTAGTCACCGCATCTTTGTTATTTCACGAAACACCTCCAGCTATATCCTTAAAGATTCTCCAAGAAAGTTTCCGCTTATTGACATCGGGGGGACAAATCCTAATTTTAGATGGGAGTCAGCGGACACTCCGACAAACGGAATGGCTAAATGATGTATTTGAAGAACCATATATCCGTGATTATGGGATGGGTAGTGTGGATGCTTGGATGGGGACAGCAGGTTTTGAGGCTGTGCAAACTCAGGATATGTGGTGGATTCATCAAATTACCTCCGGAGTCAAACCTATTTCGGCTGAAGCTGGTTTATCACAGATGAATGTGCGTAGCTATAGTCCAAAGTCGTTTGCTGAAGGAGATTTACAAGGGTTTCCTTCCCCAGCGTTTGAAAATCAGTGA
- a CDS encoding FitA-like ribbon-helix-helix domain-containing protein, with translation MFNITISNLDDDIKYRLQKQAEKHGRSLEEEAREILRSALTENNEDTSNIATIIKQRFANLGDFELPEFKREPIRAVSTFEE, from the coding sequence ATCTTTAACATAACTATCTCTAATCTAGATGATGACATCAAATATCGTCTACAAAAACAAGCCGAAAAACATGGTCGTTCTCTTGAAGAAGAAGCTAGAGAAATTCTTCGCTCTGCTTTAACAGAAAATAACGAAGATACATCAAATATAGCTACTATAATTAAGCAGCGTTTTGCGAATTTGGGAGACTTTGAGTTACCTGAATTTAAGAGGGAACCTATCCGCGCCGTCTCAACATTTGAAGAATGA